The Methylophilus sp. TWE2 region TGATGACTGTGGCCGGCGCTAGCCCGGCCAGCCGACATGAGTGTACGGGCGAAGCATAAGGGTGCACAGCATTGCTGGCGACCTGGATATATTCAGCCCAGGCCCGGCGGCACGGGCTATCCACCGTCATTTGCATAGAATGCGAGCTCTGCGAGGCATCCAGCATGGGGTTAATGAGGATTTGACCGCGTAACTCGGCACGTTGTTTACCGCTCAACCCGCGGTCCCTGAACAACATTGCCACCACTGCCGCCAGGTTTCCACCTGCCTGTTCACCAGCCACAAATACCCGACCCGCATCGCCACCGAGGGATGCCGCCTGCTGGCTGATCCAGGCCAGCGCCTGGTAAGCCACTTCTATCGTGTCCGGAAAATGCAGCCTGGGCGCGAGAGGATAGTCCACACAAACCACCACCGCCTGTTCAGACAGCGCATTGGCCACCGCATGCGCAGTCTCTATGTTGCCGCAGTTAAACAACGCGCCATGAAAAAACAACATGATGGGCAGTTTGTGTTGAGCGGGTACGCCAAACACCTGCAGCGCCACTGGCTCTGCTGTCACCGTCGATTGAAATGAAGTGGTCCGCATGGTTTTTTGCTTATTCGCTTAATCCAGCCTGGGTATTTGCATGCCGCGCTGCACGGCTGGCCGCTCACCCACCATGTTTAACCAGCGTTGCATGGCAGGCTTGGTCGCCAGTGAGTCTTTCAACACCTCTTTCAGGTAGGTGGTCGCCGCCAGCGTCCACGCATAGCAAGCAATATCCGCAATCGAATATTCGTCACCCGCCAGGTAAGTGTTGGCCTGCAACTGCTTGTCCATCACCGTGAGTAAGCGGTCTGCTTCTTCGGTAAAGCGGGCAATGGCTAATGGTGCTTTCTCCTGGCTGCGCACCGCAAAAAACCCCAGCTGGCCCAGCATAGGGCCCAGCCCGCTGGTTTGCCAATGCAACCATTCAAACGCAGTGTAACGGGCCTGGCCGTGTGGCGCTAAAAACTGGCCATATTTTTCGGCCAGGTAAGTCAAAATCGCACCGCTCTCAAAAATCACCACCGGCTCCTGGTCTGGCTCAGTGTCAATAATGGCCGGGATCTTATGGTTAGGTGAAATCGCGCTGAAATGGGCTGAAAACTGCTCCTGCTTGCCCAGATCAACCGGGCTCACCGCATAGTCCAGCCCCAACTCTTCGAGCATGATGGAGATTTTTCGGCCATTGGGTGTTGCCCATGTGTAGAGGTTGATCATTTTATTCTCACTTCATTAACGCAAGCCACCGCCCACCAGCAATTGCTCGCCAGTCAGCCAGTATGAATCTTGTGAGGCCAGGAAAGCCGCGACTGAGGCAATATCGTTCGGTTGACCGGTACGGCCCAGTGGAGTCTGAGCCACATAGCCACTCTCCATTTCAGAGCCAATCACCCCCGCCGTCTGTGTGCCTTCCGTGGCAACCAGGCCAGGGTTCAAGGCATTCACGCGAATCTTGCGTGGGCCCAGTTCTTTAGATAATGAACCAGTGATGGCATCCACTGCGCCTTTGGTTGCGGTATACACCGCCGCACCCGGAGGCGTTAAGCGGCTCACCACAGAGCCAATGTTGATAATGCTGCCGCCTTCAGGCAAATATTTCACCGCCGCCTGGGTGGTCAACAACAAACCCAGCACGTTGATATTGAATTGTTTGTGAAAGTGTTCAGGGGTGATTTCTTCAATGCTGCCGAATTCATAAATGCCGGAGTTATTCACCAAAATATCCAGCTTGCCATAGGTGCTAATCGCCGCTTCAATAATCGCCTGTGCGTCTGCCACTTCACTCACATTGCCACCCACCGCCACGGCCTTGCCACCCGCCGCTGTGATCTCAGCCACCACTTTCTCTGCCCCGGCTTTGCTCGATAAATAATTCACCACCACCGCTGCGCCATCACGGGCAAAACGTCTGGCGATTTCAGCACCAATGCCTTTAGATGCACCAGTCACAACGGCGACTTTACCTTCAAGTTTCTTGCTCATAATAAATCTCCTAAATAAAAAGTCATGAAGTTGTTTGAAACTGGTGATCACTATAAATAAATAAAAAACACAGATAAATCACCTAAATATGTAATCACTGTGCTAATTTATTGGACAATCAATCTAAACAAACAAAGTTATGGACCGCTTCGACACCATGCTGGCGTTCACAAGAGTGGTAGAGCTAGAGAGCTTTACCAAAGCCGCCATGTCGCTCAATTTGCCCAAAACTACCGTCTCGGCCCAAGTGTTGGCCTTGGAAAAACGCTTGCGCGTCAAACTGCTGCACCGCACCACCCGGCGCATCAGCGTCACCACCGATGGCGCCGCCTATTACGAGCGGGCGATTCGATTACTCAACGAGCTAGAAGAAACCGAAGCCGCCCTCAACCAGGCCACGGCCAGCGCAAAAGGACGTTTGCGGGTCGATGTGCCCACGCCCGTGGGGCGGCTGGTGATTATTCCGGCACTGCCAGACTTTTTTAAACGCTACCCCGAGATACAACTCGAAATCGGCTGCGACGACAGGCCGATTGACCTGCTTGAAGAAGGTGTCGATTGCGTCATCCGCATCGGCAACTTGTTAGATTCCAGCCTGGTCGCCCGCCGGGTAGGCACTATGCAATTTATGCTGGTCGCCTCGCCAGACTACTTAAAAACTTACGGCACACCACAAATCCCAGACGACCTGCAACGCCACCAGGCTGTGCACTTTTTTTCATCCAAAACCGGCAAAGTACGCAACTTCATCCTTGAGCACGAAGGCGCAGAGCAAGAAATCCCCACCATACGCAAACTAGCCATTAATAATGGCGATGCCATTGTCTCCGCTGCCCTGGCAGGCATAGGCATCTGCCAACTGCCCAGCTTTATGGTGCAAGGCTATTTAACTGAAGGTAAGTTAGAAAAAGTACTGGGTGATTATGGGGCAGGGAGTTTGCCGATTAATGCGCTCTATCCGCAAAACAGGCATTTATCATCGAAGGTGCGGGCGTTTATTGAGTGGGTGGCGGAGTTGTTTGCGGAGTGCCGACTGCTTCAAACCTCAGCCAAAAATGAGCAAGCTGGGCAAAAATAACAATCATTATTCAAGAGGCTGGCGAATCGAAGACAACATCCAAATTTCAGAGGGTGTTTGTTTGATGCCAATAAGTTAATATCTTGGCTCAAACGAGTTTTAAGATTTTATTAAGTAGCATGGGTGCAGAATCCTTAGCGATGGGTCAAGAAATAGAAAATGGCAAAAGAAGATAACAAAAATATTAAGGGTGATCACTTAGGTTTTGAGGCTGATCTTTTCAAGACTGCCGACAAGCTGCGCGGCAATATGGAGCCTTCCGATTACAAGCACGTTGCGCTTGGGCTGATCTTCCTTAAGTACATCTCCGATGCCTTTGAGGCTAAGTACAAAGCTTTGTTAGCTGAGGATGCGCGTGCCGCGGAAGATAAAGACGAATACTTGGCAGACAATGTGTTTTGGGTGCCCAAAGAAGCGCGCTGGTCTCACCTGCAGGCCAACGCCAAGCAGCCCAGCATCGGCACTTTGATAGATGATGCAATGCGTGCCATCGAGAAAGATAACGAGTCGCTAAAGGGAGTTCTCTCTAAAGACTACGCCCGCCCAGCATTGAATAAGGTAATGCTAGGCGAGTTGATCGACCTGATCTCTGGTATTGCACTCAATGAAGAAGGCGACCGCTCCAAAGATGTCCTTGGAAGGGTGTATGAGTATTTCCTTGGGCAATTCGCTGGCGCTGAGGGTAAACGGGGCGGCGAGTTTTACACCCCGCGTTCAGTCGTGCGAGTACTGGTTGAGATGCTTGAACCATATTCCGGCCGTGTTTACGACCCCTGTTGTGGCTCGGGCGGCATGTTCGTGCAGTCAGAGAAATTCGTGCAGGAGCACGGCGGCCGCATTGGCGATATTGCAATTTACGGCCAGGAGTCAAACTACACCACCTGGCGACTGGCCAAGATGAACTTGGCCGTGCGTGGCATTGATTCTGACATCCGCTGGAACAACGAGGGCAGTTTTCATAAAGACGAACTACGCGACCTCAAAGCTGACTACATCCTCGCCAATCCGCCATTCAACATCTCTGACTGGGGCGGCGACCGCCTGCGTGAAGACGTGCGCTGGAAATTCGGCGCACCGCCAGTGGGTAATGCTAACTACGCGTGGCTTCAGCACATCTACCATCACCTCGCTCCGTTTGGCACGGCAGGCGTTGTCCTGGCTAATGGCTCAATGAGTTCCAACACCTCTGGTGAGGGAGATATCCGCCGCGAAATGATAGAAAAAGACGTGGTGGATTGTATGGTTGCACTCCCAGGTCAGCTTTTCTATTCAACGCAAATCCCTGCTTGTTTGTGGTTTCTGGCACGCGACAAATCCAATGGCCGTTCTGGTAAAGCACATCTGCGTGATCGACGTGGGCAGGTACTATTTATTGACGCCCGAAAACTGGGGGGGCTGGTGGATCGTACTCGGCGCGAACTCACTGACGAAGAAGTGCAGAGGATCGCTAACACTTACCACGCCTGGCGGGGTGAGAAAGATGCAGGGGAATACGCTGACGTGGCGGGTTTCTGCAAATCGGCCACGTTGGATGATATTCGTAAGCACGGCCACGTGCTGACACCAGGCCGCTACGTGGGTGCCGCTGAGCAAGCCGAGGACGGTGAACCCTTCAATGAGAGGATGCAGCGACTTACCAAGCTGTGGCTCGAGCAGCGGGCAGAAGCTACCAGGTTGGATATGGAGATCGATGCCAATCTGAAGGGACTTGGATATGGGAAATGAGTGGTCAATAGTCCGTATTGAAGACATTGCAGAAAAGATAGCGATGGGTCCATTCGGCTCCAATATTAAAGTCGAAACCTTCGTAGACACGGGGGTTCCAGTTATCAGTGGATCCCATCTACGCGGCGTTCGCTTGGAAGACGGTGATTTCAACTTCGTTACTAATGAGCACGCCGAAAAAATGAAAAATTCGAACGTGCAACGTGGAGATGTCATCTTCACCCATGCTGGCAACATTGGTCAGGTTGCCTACATTCCACCAAATTCGCAATATGATCGATATGTAATTTCCCAACGGCAGTTCTATCTGCGTTGCGATTTGAATAAGGCTGATCCAGCCTTCATTTCCTATTTTTTTCATAGCAACGAAGGTCAGCACAAGCTACTCGCCAATGCGTCTCAGACTGGAGTTCCATCAATTGCGCGGCCATCTTCCTATTTGAAGACGATCGAGCTATCGCTACCGCCAATGGCACAACAGCGTGCCATCGCTCACATTCTTGGTAGGCTGGACGACAAGATCGAACTTAACCGCAAGCAGAATGAAACGCTGGAGGCGATAGCAAGTGCCTTGTTCAAGGCGTGGTTTGTGGACTTTGAACCGGTGCGTGCAAAGATGGAAGGTCGCTGGCAACGTGGCCAATCGTTACCTGGCTTGCCTGCGCATCTTTACGACCTCTTTCCTGATCGTCTTGCCGAATCGGAGTTGGGGGAAATTCCGGAGGGATGGGAAATCGGACGAGTGTCTGATTTCTTGAGTCTTGCTTATGGCAAATCATTGCCTGCCGGGAGTCGGAATCCCGGAGTTGTTCCAGTTTATGGATCTGGTGGAGTCACGGGTTATCACGACACTTCGCTTCTTGATGTTGAAACCGTTATCGTCGGTCGAAAGGGAACAGTGGGAAGTCTTTATTGGGAGCCATTGCCTTGCTTCCCAATTGATACTGTTTTCTATGTGCAGCCCTTGGTGCCATTGCCATTCTGCTACCACTTGCTTGAGTCACTCCCGCTAAGTGACATGAACACTGATGCAGCTGTTCCCGGCTTGAATCGTGAGAATGTATATCGTCTCGAAGTCGTTGCGCCGCCTCAACCGCTGATCAAAGAATTTTCGGACTTGGCAAGAAAGTTTAGAGATCAGATTTTCAGGTTACATGCTGAAACGCGCATCCTTGCTCAGTTGCGCGACACACTGTTACCTAAACTACTTTCCGGCGAACTTCGCGTTCTAGACCCTGAGCGCATTATTGGAGCATTAATATGATCCTGGATTGGTGCCCTGGCATTCGCGAGGCATGCGGTCATTGGCGCGATGCGCCTATGTTGCAGCAGACCTTCGAGGCGATGGAGCGCAATCTAGAGCAGAACAACGACGCGTGCATCGACTGTGCCAAGACTGTTGTTGAGGTTATCTGTCGTGTGGTGGTAGAAAGTTTTCATACGCAGCAAAACCCACTAAAACCCACGCAAGAGACACCTTCGCTCTCAGACTGGTTGACGGCCGCAATTCGTGCGCTCAAATTAGGCGATGTTCGTGATGACCGGTTCAAAAGGCTAGTATCCAGTCATCACAAGTTAGCCGATGCACTGAACGACCTTCGCAATAAAGCAGGCCCCGCTAGTCATGGCAAAGATCCGTATCTAGCTCGTTTGGCGGAACATCACCGACGCAGTGCGGTTTTGGCAGCCGATGCCATTGTAGCCTTTCTGCATCAGGC contains the following coding sequences:
- a CDS encoding alpha/beta hydrolase, whose protein sequence is MRTTSFQSTVTAEPVALQVFGVPAQHKLPIMLFFHGALFNCGNIETAHAVANALSEQAVVVCVDYPLAPRLHFPDTIEVAYQALAWISQQAASLGGDAGRVFVAGEQAGGNLAAVVAMLFRDRGLSGKQRAELRGQILINPMLDASQSSHSMQMTVDSPCRRAWAEYIQVASNAVHPYASPVHSCRLAGLAPATVITTESNPLKDEAEAYAAKLLLAGVPVQVRRLGDSEYALTSAQHPCFQTLVQLMRHVLMDE
- a CDS encoding glutathione S-transferase N-terminal domain-containing protein, with amino-acid sequence MINLYTWATPNGRKISIMLEELGLDYAVSPVDLGKQEQFSAHFSAISPNHKIPAIIDTEPDQEPVVIFESGAILTYLAEKYGQFLAPHGQARYTAFEWLHWQTSGLGPMLGQLGFFAVRSQEKAPLAIARFTEEADRLLTVMDKQLQANTYLAGDEYSIADIACYAWTLAATTYLKEVLKDSLATKPAMQRWLNMVGERPAVQRGMQIPRLD
- a CDS encoding glucose 1-dehydrogenase; the protein is MSKKLEGKVAVVTGASKGIGAEIARRFARDGAAVVVNYLSSKAGAEKVVAEITAAGGKAVAVGGNVSEVADAQAIIEAAISTYGKLDILVNNSGIYEFGSIEEITPEHFHKQFNINVLGLLLTTQAAVKYLPEGGSIINIGSVVSRLTPPGAAVYTATKGAVDAITGSLSKELGPRKIRVNALNPGLVATEGTQTAGVIGSEMESGYVAQTPLGRTGQPNDIASVAAFLASQDSYWLTGEQLLVGGGLR
- a CDS encoding LysR family transcriptional regulator, whose amino-acid sequence is MDRFDTMLAFTRVVELESFTKAAMSLNLPKTTVSAQVLALEKRLRVKLLHRTTRRISVTTDGAAYYERAIRLLNELEETEAALNQATASAKGRLRVDVPTPVGRLVIIPALPDFFKRYPEIQLEIGCDDRPIDLLEEGVDCVIRIGNLLDSSLVARRVGTMQFMLVASPDYLKTYGTPQIPDDLQRHQAVHFFSSKTGKVRNFILEHEGAEQEIPTIRKLAINNGDAIVSAALAGIGICQLPSFMVQGYLTEGKLEKVLGDYGAGSLPINALYPQNRHLSSKVRAFIEWVAELFAECRLLQTSAKNEQAGQK
- a CDS encoding class I SAM-dependent DNA methyltransferase; this encodes MAKEDNKNIKGDHLGFEADLFKTADKLRGNMEPSDYKHVALGLIFLKYISDAFEAKYKALLAEDARAAEDKDEYLADNVFWVPKEARWSHLQANAKQPSIGTLIDDAMRAIEKDNESLKGVLSKDYARPALNKVMLGELIDLISGIALNEEGDRSKDVLGRVYEYFLGQFAGAEGKRGGEFYTPRSVVRVLVEMLEPYSGRVYDPCCGSGGMFVQSEKFVQEHGGRIGDIAIYGQESNYTTWRLAKMNLAVRGIDSDIRWNNEGSFHKDELRDLKADYILANPPFNISDWGGDRLREDVRWKFGAPPVGNANYAWLQHIYHHLAPFGTAGVVLANGSMSSNTSGEGDIRREMIEKDVVDCMVALPGQLFYSTQIPACLWFLARDKSNGRSGKAHLRDRRGQVLFIDARKLGGLVDRTRRELTDEEVQRIANTYHAWRGEKDAGEYADVAGFCKSATLDDIRKHGHVLTPGRYVGAAEQAEDGEPFNERMQRLTKLWLEQRAEATRLDMEIDANLKGLGYGK
- a CDS encoding restriction endonuclease subunit S gives rise to the protein MGNEWSIVRIEDIAEKIAMGPFGSNIKVETFVDTGVPVISGSHLRGVRLEDGDFNFVTNEHAEKMKNSNVQRGDVIFTHAGNIGQVAYIPPNSQYDRYVISQRQFYLRCDLNKADPAFISYFFHSNEGQHKLLANASQTGVPSIARPSSYLKTIELSLPPMAQQRAIAHILGRLDDKIELNRKQNETLEAIASALFKAWFVDFEPVRAKMEGRWQRGQSLPGLPAHLYDLFPDRLAESELGEIPEGWEIGRVSDFLSLAYGKSLPAGSRNPGVVPVYGSGGVTGYHDTSLLDVETVIVGRKGTVGSLYWEPLPCFPIDTVFYVQPLVPLPFCYHLLESLPLSDMNTDAAVPGLNRENVYRLEVVAPPQPLIKEFSDLARKFRDQIFRLHAETRILAQLRDTLLPKLLSGELRVLDPERIIGALI
- a CDS encoding abortive infection family protein — protein: MILDWCPGIREACGHWRDAPMLQQTFEAMERNLEQNNDACIDCAKTVVEVICRVVVESFHTQQNPLKPTQETPSLSDWLTAAIRALKLGDVRDDRFKRLVSSHHKLADALNDLRNKAGPASHGKDPYLARLAEHHRRSAVLAADAIVAFLHQAYLDTQLDPSSSREPWERFAKDNALIDAHVRLEVDAEEGDSPTLRFLLPSGDELPINIEVSRLLYQLDRDAYVEALNATRGLPAPAADAVE